The Providencia rettgeri genome includes a window with the following:
- the htrE_3 gene encoding Heat shock protein E produces the protein MSVLYTKNRLMYSKVFTTISLILYANNTIAEDIFDINAINTGIESQVADVNSLGYLSSAGGQLPGDYFVDIYINDQRVDNKNITFLFDDKTKNLLPKITKKMLLEWGVKKLSKRKVLSN, from the coding sequence ATGTCAGTTCTCTATACCAAAAATAGACTTATGTATTCTAAAGTTTTTACTACGATCAGCTTGATATTGTATGCCAATAATACAATTGCTGAAGATATATTTGATATCAATGCCATCAACACTGGAATTGAAAGTCAAGTTGCCGATGTGAATAGCTTGGGCTACTTGTCATCCGCAGGTGGGCAATTACCAGGTGACTATTTTGTTGATATTTATATTAATGATCAACGGGTGGACAATAAGAATATTACATTTTTATTTGATGATAAAACTAAAAATCTACTCCCTAAAATAACAAAAAAAATGCTACTAGAGTGGGGGGTAAAAAAACTCAGCAAGCGAAAAGTTCTCAGTAATTGA
- the fimC_2 gene encoding Chaperone protein fimC precursor, which translates to MKKIFFSICICLFSISNISQASGISVGGTRFVYEENKREIDIPIFNSDKEKPFLIQSWVSPLNGEGKAPFIATPPLFRIEPDTNGSARISYIGEPINSNEEKIYLLNIKSIPPKDNSIENELQIIINSQFKLFLRSKDIEPFDFEKVHLVEKSDEVMIDNQTPYHLSIKNILINGEVVDGASLIYPFKNDYILKKKTNNDDSIVVQFINDYGAIIEKKNK; encoded by the coding sequence ATGAAAAAAATATTTTTTTCAATCTGTATATGTTTATTTTCTATTTCTAACATCTCTCAAGCGTCAGGTATTAGTGTAGGTGGAACTCGTTTTGTCTATGAAGAAAACAAACGTGAAATTGATATCCCGATTTTTAATAGTGATAAAGAAAAACCATTTTTAATCCAAAGTTGGGTTTCTCCATTGAATGGTGAGGGTAAAGCACCATTTATTGCTACACCACCATTATTCCGAATTGAACCAGATACAAATGGTTCAGCAAGGATCTCATACATAGGTGAACCTATAAATTCAAATGAAGAAAAAATCTATTTGCTTAATATTAAATCAATACCACCGAAAGATAATAGTATTGAAAATGAGCTACAGATAATTATAAACTCACAATTTAAATTATTTTTAAGGTCGAAAGATATTGAACCTTTTGATTTTGAAAAGGTTCATTTAGTTGAAAAATCAGATGAAGTTATGATTGATAACCAAACACCATATCATTTATCAATCAAAAATATCCTTATCAATGGCGAGGTCGTTGATGGCGCTAGCTTAATATACCCATTTAAAAATGACTACATTCTTAAGAAAAAAACAAATAATGATGATTCAATAGTTGTTCAGTTTATTAATGACTATGGCGCTATCATAGAGAAAAAAAACAAGTAA
- the sfaA gene encoding S-fimbrillin, giving the protein MSILKKSLAVIGVALAVTSAPTVFASGTINFSGEITDIACTVDSNSKNLNVDLGKVSAKSLAAQGEVAGLKDFTIKLVDCPANSKITVRFGGTRDTADRDILAINQGIGVANNVGIALFEKDATTQIKLFDDSKLIEFDGATVDLDYVARYKATGVATAGPANSSAVYNIQYH; this is encoded by the coding sequence GCTTTAGCTGTAACATCTGCGCCAACTGTTTTTGCTTCAGGTACAATTAATTTTAGCGGGGAAATAACTGATATTGCTTGTACAGTTGATAGTAACTCAAAAAATTTAAATGTTGACCTTGGAAAGGTATCAGCTAAAAGTTTAGCTGCACAGGGTGAAGTTGCAGGATTGAAAGACTTCACGATTAAGCTTGTTGATTGTCCAGCAAACTCTAAAATAACCGTACGCTTTGGTGGTACACGTGATACTGCAGACCGCGATATTCTTGCCATTAACCAAGGTATAGGTGTTGCAAATAATGTCGGTATTGCTTTATTTGAAAAAGACGCAACAACACAAATCAAATTATTTGATGATTCAAAACTAATTGAATTTGATGGTGCAACAGTAGATTTAGATTATGTAGCTCGTTATAAAGCAACAGGCGTAGCAACTGCAGGCCCTGCTAATAGTAGTGCAGTATATAACATTCAATATCATTAA